The proteins below come from a single Gordonia pseudamarae genomic window:
- a CDS encoding flavin-containing monooxygenase, whose amino-acid sequence MVASEAAGDSVATDVDVAIVGAGFAGIGMATQLMRRGRESFVVLERADAVGGTWRDNVYPGIACDIPAHLYSFSFRPPADWATLFPRGAEIRDYLQRTVDEEGVAPFIRLGCEVLDARWDAESARWSVTTTGGGPVRARMLVLAVGRLSEPHSPQVEGLDGFSGTVVHTARWDPGAVSGGERIGVVGSGASAVQIIPHLAELAEELVVFARTPAYVVPRRDRAFSAEERARLRDVGAAKELREQLLLDADRAFAQRLRLVPDIDQIRDLALGHLRDQVANPILRQYLTPDYEIGCKRILLSDDYYPALGRPNVVYEPSALTSVVENKACAANGATHDLDVLVLATGFEATRPPVAVRVRGRDGKVLDDHWSKGMVSYASTTVAGFPNMFVIDGPNAALGHNSAIYMIETQLDYVLGALDYVAAESVLSLEVSAEAEAAYTAEIDERSAPTVWLTGCNSWYVDPRSGRLTLLWPGTAVSFRERNGTFDPAPYVVCVDGAGGVR is encoded by the coding sequence GTGGTCGCGAGCGAAGCGGCGGGGGATTCGGTCGCGACTGATGTCGATGTGGCCATCGTGGGGGCGGGTTTCGCGGGTATTGGCATGGCGACGCAGTTGATGCGGCGCGGCCGGGAGTCGTTCGTGGTGCTTGAGCGGGCCGATGCCGTCGGCGGTACGTGGCGCGACAACGTGTATCCGGGAATCGCGTGCGACATCCCGGCCCACCTGTACTCGTTCTCGTTCCGGCCGCCCGCCGACTGGGCGACGTTGTTCCCCCGAGGCGCCGAGATCCGGGATTACCTGCAGCGCACCGTCGATGAGGAGGGCGTGGCGCCGTTCATCCGGCTCGGGTGCGAGGTGCTTGATGCGCGTTGGGACGCGGAGTCGGCGCGGTGGTCGGTGACGACCACCGGCGGCGGCCCGGTCCGGGCGCGGATGCTGGTGCTGGCCGTCGGCAGGTTGTCCGAACCGCATAGTCCGCAGGTCGAGGGTCTTGACGGGTTTTCCGGGACGGTGGTGCACACCGCGCGGTGGGATCCGGGTGCGGTGTCGGGCGGTGAGCGGATCGGTGTGGTGGGCAGCGGGGCGTCCGCGGTGCAGATCATCCCGCATCTTGCGGAGTTGGCCGAGGAACTGGTTGTCTTCGCGCGTACTCCGGCTTATGTTGTGCCGCGCAGGGATCGGGCGTTCAGCGCGGAGGAGCGGGCCCGGCTGCGCGATGTCGGTGCCGCGAAGGAGTTGCGGGAGCAGTTGCTGCTCGATGCCGATCGGGCGTTCGCGCAACGGTTGCGGCTGGTACCCGATATCGACCAGATCCGGGATCTGGCACTCGGCCATCTACGCGATCAGGTTGCCAATCCGATTCTGCGGCAATATCTCACACCCGACTATGAGATCGGCTGCAAACGTATTCTGCTCAGCGATGACTACTATCCGGCGCTGGGGCGGCCGAATGTGGTGTACGAGCCGAGTGCGTTGACCTCGGTCGTGGAGAACAAGGCGTGTGCGGCGAACGGTGCCACGCACGATCTCGATGTGCTGGTGCTGGCCACGGGATTCGAGGCGACGCGCCCGCCGGTGGCGGTACGGGTTCGCGGACGCGACGGGAAGGTGCTCGACGATCATTGGTCGAAGGGCATGGTGTCGTACGCGTCGACGACGGTGGCCGGTTTTCCCAATATGTTCGTGATCGACGGGCCGAATGCCGCGCTCGGCCACAACTCGGCCATCTACATGATCGAGACGCAACTCGACTACGTGCTGGGTGCCCTGGACTATGTTGCCGCCGAGTCGGTGTTGTCGCTGGAGGTGTCCGCGGAGGCGGAGGCGGCCTACACCGCCGAAATCGACGAGCGCAGCGCACCGACGGTATGGCTGACCGGCTGCAACAGTTGGTATGTCGATCCACGCAGCGGTCGGCTCACGTTGTTGTGGCCGGGTACGGCGGTGTCGTTCCGTGAACGCAACGGAACCTTCGACCCGGCGCCGTATGTGGTGTGTGTCGACGGCGCGGGAGGTGTTCGATGA
- the cofG gene encoding 7,8-didemethyl-8-hydroxy-5-deazariboflavin synthase CofG — MTTGLVSMALDAARVAAATGRSAALDDVVTLLSCRGADLRELQSVAARLRDEGLAAAGRPGRITYSRKVFVPLTRLCRDRCHYCTFVTVPGKLRRDGHGMYLEIDQVVALARQGAALGCKEALFTLGDRPEDRWPEAGEWLAARGYSSTLDYVRAASVAVLEGTGLLPHLNPGVMSLAELRELRPVAPSMGMMLETTARRLFTDKGQPHYGSPDKDPLVRLQVLRDAGTAKVPFTTGILVGIGETLTERAESLLAIADVHRAYGHIQEVIVQNFRAKPDTAMRGVPDAEMSEFLAAVAVARVVMGPEVAIQAPPNLVSQEECAALIASGIADWGGVSPLTPDHVNPERPWPNLDTLADLTARCGFTLTERVTAEPPFVLDRESWIDDALTGHLDALADPVTGLAADVRPAGLPWPGVPAARPA, encoded by the coding sequence ATGACCACGGGGTTGGTGTCGATGGCGCTGGACGCGGCACGGGTCGCGGCGGCGACGGGCCGGTCGGCGGCGCTCGACGACGTGGTGACGTTGTTGTCGTGCCGGGGTGCGGACCTGCGTGAGTTGCAGTCGGTGGCCGCGCGGCTGCGTGACGAGGGTCTGGCGGCGGCGGGCCGGCCGGGCCGGATCACGTACTCGCGCAAGGTCTTTGTGCCGCTGACGCGGCTGTGCCGGGACCGTTGCCACTACTGCACTTTTGTGACCGTTCCGGGCAAGCTGCGCCGCGACGGCCACGGCATGTATCTGGAGATCGATCAGGTTGTGGCGCTGGCCCGGCAGGGGGCGGCGCTCGGCTGCAAGGAGGCGCTGTTCACGCTCGGTGACCGGCCCGAGGACCGGTGGCCGGAGGCCGGGGAATGGCTTGCCGCACGCGGCTATTCGTCGACTCTGGACTATGTGCGGGCCGCGTCGGTGGCGGTCCTGGAAGGCACCGGACTGTTGCCGCATCTGAATCCGGGCGTCATGTCATTGGCGGAGTTGCGCGAGTTGCGTCCGGTGGCGCCGTCGATGGGCATGATGCTGGAGACCACCGCTCGGCGGCTGTTCACCGACAAGGGGCAGCCGCATTACGGAAGCCCCGACAAGGACCCGCTGGTGCGGCTTCAGGTGTTGCGCGACGCGGGTACCGCGAAGGTGCCGTTCACCACCGGAATTCTGGTCGGTATCGGCGAAACCCTCACCGAGAGAGCTGAATCGCTACTGGCGATCGCCGATGTGCATCGTGCCTACGGGCATATCCAGGAAGTGATCGTGCAGAACTTCCGGGCCAAGCCCGATACCGCGATGCGCGGGGTGCCGGATGCGGAGATGTCGGAGTTTCTCGCCGCCGTCGCGGTGGCGCGGGTGGTGATGGGGCCGGAGGTGGCGATTCAGGCACCGCCGAATCTGGTGTCGCAGGAGGAGTGCGCGGCGCTGATCGCCTCGGGGATCGCGGATTGGGGGGGTGTGTCGCCGCTGACCCCCGATCATGTGAACCCGGAGCGTCCGTGGCCCAACCTGGACACGCTCGCCGATCTGACGGCGCGGTGCGGGTTCACCCTGACCGAACGGGTGACCGCCGAACCGCCGTTCGTCCTCGACCGTGAGAGTTGGATCGACGATGCGCTCACCGGGCATCTCGACGCGCTGGCCGACCCGGTGACGGGTCTGGCGGCCGATGTGCGGCCGGCGGGTCTGCCCTGGCCGGGGGTGCCGGCGGCTCGTCCCGCCTGA
- a CDS encoding (deoxy)nucleoside triphosphate pyrophosphohydrolase: MNRIVVAAAIIDDTSRMLLLAQRRYPPEVAGLWELPGGKVEDGESRRSALEREIAEELGTAIEAGEQVGAAVVLRPGLELVALRARLAGPPPRALDHTALCWVDAGRLRAMAAAGELVPADTAWVPDLLELLA, encoded by the coding sequence GTGAACAGGATCGTCGTGGCGGCGGCCATCATCGACGACACGTCGCGAATGCTGCTGCTCGCGCAGCGCCGCTATCCGCCGGAGGTCGCCGGGCTGTGGGAACTGCCCGGTGGCAAGGTGGAGGACGGCGAGAGCCGACGGTCCGCGCTGGAGCGGGAGATCGCCGAGGAACTCGGCACCGCGATCGAGGCGGGTGAGCAGGTGGGTGCGGCGGTGGTGTTGCGGCCAGGACTGGAACTGGTGGCCCTGCGCGCGCGTCTGGCCGGGCCGCCGCCGCGGGCCCTCGATCACACGGCGCTGTGCTGGGTGGATGCCGGCCGGCTACGGGCGATGGCCGCCGCCGGTGAGCTGGTGCCGGCGGACACGGCGTGGGTGCCGGACCTGCTGGAGCTGCTCGCCTGA
- the typA gene encoding translational GTPase TypA, with protein sequence MSAAPNFRNVAIVAHVDHGKTTLVDAMLRQSGVFGERAELVDRVMDSGDLEREKGITILAKNTAVHRRQPDGTEFVINVIDTPGHADFGGEVERGLSMVDGVVLLVDASEGPLPQTRFVLRKALAASLPVILVVNKTDRPDARIQEVVDESQDLLLDLASDLDDEAAEAAELALELPVLYASGRAGIASTEQPADGEVPAGENLDPFFDVLLEYVPAPKGDPAAPLQAHVTNLDASAFLGRLALVRIHNGTLRKGQQVSWCREVDGEAVVERAKITELLATVGVDRAPAESAVAGDIVAVAGMPEIMIGDTLADLENPVPLRRITVDEPAISVTIGTNSSPLAGRVSGHKLTARMVKSRLDSELIGNVSLRVLDIGRPDAWEVQGRGELALAILVEQMRREGFELTVGKPQVVTKKVDGKVHEPFEHLTVDVPEEYLGAVTQLLAARKGRMEQMNNHGTGWVRLEFVVPSRGLIGFRTDFMTETRGTGIANAVFNGYDAWAGEIRARHTGSLVSDRAGSVTPYAMIQLADRGTFFVNPGDDSYEGHVVGINPRAEDLDINVCREKKLTNMRQSSADVMETLAKPMQLDLEGAMEFCAADECVEVTPEVVRVRKLHLDSSTRARERSRAKARDQSAG encoded by the coding sequence GTGAGCGCTGCCCCCAACTTCCGTAACGTCGCGATCGTCGCGCACGTCGACCATGGTAAGACCACGCTGGTCGACGCGATGCTCCGCCAGTCCGGGGTTTTCGGCGAGCGAGCCGAACTCGTCGACCGGGTCATGGACTCCGGTGACCTCGAACGCGAGAAGGGCATCACCATTCTCGCCAAGAACACCGCGGTGCACCGTCGACAGCCCGACGGCACCGAGTTCGTCATCAACGTCATCGACACCCCCGGCCACGCCGACTTCGGCGGCGAGGTCGAGCGCGGTCTGTCGATGGTCGACGGTGTCGTCCTGCTGGTCGATGCCTCCGAGGGTCCGCTGCCGCAGACCCGTTTCGTGCTGCGCAAGGCGCTGGCGGCGTCGCTGCCGGTGATTCTGGTGGTCAACAAGACCGACCGCCCCGACGCCCGTATCCAGGAGGTCGTCGACGAAAGTCAGGACCTGCTGCTCGACCTGGCCTCCGATCTCGACGACGAGGCCGCCGAGGCGGCCGAACTCGCCCTTGAACTGCCGGTTCTGTACGCCTCCGGCCGGGCCGGTATCGCGAGCACCGAGCAGCCCGCCGACGGCGAGGTGCCGGCGGGGGAGAACCTCGACCCGTTCTTCGATGTGCTGCTCGAATACGTGCCCGCGCCCAAGGGCGATCCCGCAGCGCCGTTGCAGGCGCACGTCACCAACCTCGACGCGTCGGCGTTCCTGGGCCGGCTGGCCCTGGTGCGCATCCACAACGGCACTCTGCGCAAGGGACAGCAGGTGTCGTGGTGCCGCGAGGTCGACGGCGAAGCCGTGGTCGAACGTGCCAAGATCACCGAACTGCTCGCCACCGTCGGCGTCGACCGGGCGCCCGCGGAGTCCGCCGTCGCCGGTGACATCGTCGCCGTCGCCGGTATGCCCGAGATCATGATCGGCGACACCCTCGCCGATCTGGAGAACCCGGTCCCGCTGCGGCGCATCACGGTCGACGAACCCGCGATCTCGGTGACCATCGGCACCAACAGCTCGCCGCTGGCCGGCCGGGTGTCCGGGCACAAGCTGACCGCCCGCATGGTCAAGAGCCGCCTCGACTCCGAGCTCATCGGCAACGTCTCGCTGCGGGTGCTCGACATCGGCCGCCCCGACGCGTGGGAGGTACAGGGCCGTGGTGAACTGGCGCTCGCGATCCTGGTGGAGCAGATGCGCCGCGAAGGCTTCGAACTGACCGTCGGCAAGCCGCAGGTGGTGACCAAGAAGGTCGACGGCAAGGTGCACGAGCCGTTCGAGCATCTCACCGTCGACGTTCCCGAGGAGTACCTGGGCGCGGTCACCCAGCTGCTGGCCGCCCGCAAGGGCCGGATGGAGCAGATGAACAACCACGGTACCGGCTGGGTGCGCCTGGAGTTCGTCGTGCCCTCGCGTGGCCTGATCGGTTTCCGTACCGACTTCATGACCGAGACCCGCGGCACCGGTATCGCCAACGCCGTGTTCAACGGATATGACGCGTGGGCCGGGGAGATCCGCGCCCGGCACACCGGTTCGCTGGTGTCCGACCGTGCCGGCAGTGTCACCCCGTACGCGATGATCCAGCTCGCCGACCGTGGCACCTTCTTCGTCAACCCGGGCGATGACAGCTACGAGGGGCATGTCGTGGGCATCAACCCGCGCGCCGAGGACCTCGACATCAACGTGTGCCGCGAGAAGAAGCTCACCAACATGCGGCAGTCGTCGGCGGACGTGATGGAGACCCTCGCCAAGCCGATGCAGCTCGACCTTGAGGGCGCGATGGAGTTCTGCGCCGCCGACGAGTGCGTCGAGGTCACGCCCGAGGTGGTGCGGGTACGCAAGTTGCACTTGGATTCCTCAACGCGTGCCCGCGAGCGTTCGCGCGCCAAGGCACGCGACCAGTCTGCGGGCTGA
- the mshB gene encoding N-acetyl-1-D-myo-inositol-2-amino-2-deoxy-alpha-D-glucopyranoside deacetylase, whose amino-acid sequence MDESVTAGRRLLLVHAHPDDETIMTGGTIARYLAEGAQVAVVTFTLGEEGEVIGDRWAQLVADGGADQLGGFRIFELTTALAALSPPDASAERVLRPRFLGGAGHFRDSGMAGSPSARHPRALVQAPLDAPVALLADIITEFAPQVVVTYDPAGTYGHPDHVRVHEVTAAALPIARGRLGTDIKVYESVTGQSALESGLRAAAGRVPSGWRMPHEGELPRCPDDVITAEVDVRGVYARKVAALAAHATQVTVAPSGTEYALSNNILTPISEVEHFVQVDGPRSGAVGRESDLFAGLDCGYGG is encoded by the coding sequence GTGGATGAATCGGTGACGGCAGGTCGCAGGCTGCTGCTGGTGCATGCCCATCCCGACGACGAGACGATCATGACCGGTGGCACGATCGCCCGCTATCTGGCCGAGGGCGCGCAGGTAGCGGTGGTGACCTTCACCCTGGGCGAGGAGGGGGAGGTGATCGGTGACCGGTGGGCGCAACTCGTCGCCGACGGCGGAGCCGATCAGCTCGGCGGGTTCCGCATCTTCGAACTCACCACGGCATTGGCGGCGTTGAGTCCACCCGATGCGTCGGCCGAACGGGTGCTGCGGCCCCGGTTCCTGGGCGGTGCCGGACATTTCCGCGATTCGGGGATGGCCGGCTCGCCGTCGGCGCGGCATCCGCGCGCGCTGGTGCAGGCGCCGCTGGACGCGCCGGTGGCCTTGCTGGCCGACATCATCACCGAGTTCGCCCCGCAGGTGGTCGTCACCTATGACCCTGCCGGAACCTATGGGCATCCCGATCATGTGCGGGTGCACGAGGTGACCGCGGCGGCGTTGCCGATCGCCCGCGGTCGGCTCGGCACCGACATCAAGGTGTACGAGTCGGTGACCGGGCAGAGCGCACTGGAGTCGGGTCTGCGGGCGGCGGCGGGACGCGTGCCGTCGGGCTGGCGGATGCCGCACGAGGGTGAGCTGCCGCGCTGTCCCGACGATGTGATCACCGCCGAGGTCGATGTCCGCGGGGTGTATGCGCGCAAGGTGGCGGCGCTGGCCGCGCATGCCACCCAGGTGACCGTGGCTCCGTCGGGCACCGAGTACGCGCTGTCGAACAACATCCTCACCCCGATCAGTGAGGTGGAGCATTTCGTGCAGGTGGACGGACCGCGTTCAGGTGCGGTGGGCCGCGAGAGCGATCTGTTCGCCGGACTGGACTGCGGGTATGGCGGCTGA
- a CDS encoding ABC transporter substrate-binding protein — MRRVRERRKAVLPALATAILLIAGCSADPPPPVRETAPPATPVPYPDDKTIYVATGSIGAGFNPHLAADQGVVTTAIAAMTLPSVFAPVQTPTGIRWDLQEDFVTSAEVTRTEPFTVTYRIHKNAQWSDGLPVTGDDFSYLWKQMSRRPGTVAPAGYRLIDSVATSSGGKTVEVRFAAAFPAWRELFTGLLPSHVLRGTPSGFETGMDSGMPVSAGPFLIRSIDQTRDEVRLIRNDRYWAQPSELDQVVLRRAGTVPQMVASIRVRDSAIVNFPSGQSTQAELSAVPGTATRRNPVPRALTVSANTRTPAMRELGVRTAILGVIDPQVVTFAAAGDEVATRFANTVYAPSDAGYRPVDRQRPDKARIETLLTDAGYVRGPVVTDDADEDSVDGGDSGSGGDSGSDGVPGSSTVPQSPTTTGAPGPSSPDASGVPSGTAGESGAPASEVSGTTGESTERDDSDVPSVPVGVAPFQKDGRDLTIRVGAISGDPRATSAAATIVDQLRAMGLRARTRLLAGNELYGSALMESEVDLVVGWTGLGMPPAVTFASQVDCAAPKSESADAEVSGSPTAPTTPAGSSPGSPAPTSTPGAGPSSSGVPADGADSDYISNTSGLCDEELIRLARAALSAQDPAPLLEEAEPLLAAQSVYLPIYQELSLVGVTDQVTGVPLSGPIQVGIFGDADLWDQK; from the coding sequence ATGCGACGGGTGCGCGAACGACGCAAGGCGGTGCTACCCGCGCTCGCCACGGCGATTCTGCTGATAGCCGGATGCAGTGCCGACCCGCCCCCACCGGTGCGGGAGACGGCCCCCCCGGCCACCCCGGTGCCCTACCCGGACGACAAGACCATCTATGTCGCCACCGGATCGATCGGTGCGGGATTCAACCCGCATCTGGCCGCCGACCAGGGTGTGGTGACCACGGCGATCGCGGCGATGACATTGCCGAGTGTGTTCGCGCCCGTCCAGACACCCACCGGCATCCGATGGGACCTGCAGGAGGATTTCGTCACCTCGGCCGAGGTCACCAGGACCGAACCGTTCACCGTCACCTACCGGATCCACAAGAACGCCCAATGGTCCGACGGGCTCCCGGTGACCGGCGATGACTTCAGCTACCTGTGGAAGCAGATGTCGCGCCGGCCGGGCACCGTGGCCCCGGCCGGCTACCGGCTCATCGACTCGGTCGCCACGAGTTCGGGCGGCAAGACCGTCGAGGTGCGTTTCGCCGCCGCCTTCCCCGCGTGGCGGGAACTGTTCACCGGTCTGCTGCCCAGCCACGTCCTGCGCGGCACGCCGTCGGGATTCGAGACCGGCATGGACAGCGGGATGCCGGTGTCGGCGGGCCCGTTCCTGATCCGCTCGATCGACCAGACCCGTGACGAGGTCCGGCTCATCCGCAACGACCGATACTGGGCACAGCCCTCCGAGCTCGATCAGGTTGTGCTGCGCCGTGCCGGTACCGTGCCGCAGATGGTCGCCTCCATCCGGGTACGTGACTCGGCGATCGTGAACTTTCCCAGCGGGCAGTCGACCCAGGCTGAGCTGTCGGCGGTGCCGGGTACCGCGACCCGCCGCAATCCGGTACCGCGGGCGCTCACCGTCAGCGCCAACACCCGCACCCCGGCGATGCGCGAGCTGGGTGTGCGCACCGCGATCCTGGGCGTGATCGACCCGCAGGTGGTGACGTTCGCGGCAGCCGGCGACGAGGTGGCCACACGATTCGCCAACACGGTGTACGCGCCCTCGGACGCCGGTTACCGGCCCGTCGACAGGCAACGTCCGGACAAGGCGCGCATCGAGACGTTGCTGACCGACGCCGGATATGTGCGCGGTCCGGTGGTCACCGACGACGCCGACGAGGATTCGGTGGACGGCGGTGATTCGGGAAGCGGCGGTGACTCGGGAAGCGATGGGGTGCCGGGGTCGTCGACGGTGCCGCAGTCCCCGACGACGACCGGCGCGCCGGGTCCGTCGTCACCGGATGCGTCCGGGGTGCCGTCCGGCACGGCGGGCGAGAGCGGCGCCCCGGCGAGTGAGGTCAGCGGCACCACGGGTGAGAGCACCGAGCGCGACGATTCCGATGTGCCGTCGGTCCCGGTGGGGGTGGCGCCGTTCCAGAAGGACGGCCGCGACCTGACGATCCGGGTCGGTGCGATCTCGGGGGATCCGCGTGCGACATCGGCGGCGGCGACGATCGTCGATCAGCTGCGTGCGATGGGTCTTCGTGCCCGCACGCGACTGCTGGCCGGCAATGAACTGTATGGGTCGGCGCTGATGGAGTCGGAGGTCGATCTGGTGGTCGGCTGGACCGGGCTGGGTATGCCGCCGGCCGTCACGTTCGCCTCGCAGGTCGACTGTGCGGCACCTAAATCCGAATCGGCCGACGCGGAGGTGTCCGGCTCCCCGACGGCGCCGACGACACCCGCAGGTTCATCCCCCGGGTCACCGGCGCCCACGTCGACGCCCGGCGCGGGGCCCTCGTCGTCGGGTGTTCCGGCCGACGGTGCGGATTCGGACTACATCAGCAACACGTCCGGGTTGTGCGACGAGGAGCTGATCAGGCTGGCGCGCGCGGCGCTGTCGGCGCAGGATCCGGCTCCGCTGCTGGAAGAGGCCGAGCCGCTGCTGGCCGCGCAGTCGGTGTATCTGCCGATCTATCAGGAGTTGTCGCTGGTCGGGGTGACCGATCAGGTGACCGGCGTGCCGTTGTCCGGACCGATCCAGGTGGGGATCTTCGGTGATGCCGACCTGTGGGATCAGAAGTGA
- a CDS encoding cupin domain-containing protein — MSAPGRARPPQTRHLPTRLRPADLLRIADQGVADILDGRYDALLPSRWDRANRSATRLEQRDDLELWLVSWIDDGESELHDHAGSLGALTVMSGSLREYHWTGEDLRVRVLGTGDQASFPIGWVHDLMRGPDPADAVPEAAPTLTVQVYSPPLTAQSYYEVTDHGTLRRTRTELKQLPE, encoded by the coding sequence ATGTCCGCACCTGGCCGCGCTCGACCCCCACAGACCCGGCACCTGCCCACCCGGTTGCGCCCCGCCGATCTGTTGCGGATCGCCGACCAGGGCGTCGCCGACATCCTCGACGGCCGCTACGACGCCCTCCTGCCCTCCCGATGGGACCGCGCCAACCGATCGGCGACCCGCCTCGAACAGCGCGACGACCTCGAACTGTGGCTGGTCAGCTGGATCGACGACGGCGAATCCGAACTGCACGATCACGCCGGCTCACTCGGCGCGCTCACCGTGATGTCGGGATCGCTGCGCGAATATCACTGGACCGGTGAGGACCTGCGCGTCCGGGTCCTCGGCACGGGAGACCAGGCATCGTTCCCGATCGGCTGGGTGCACGATCTGATGCGCGGCCCCGACCCGGCCGACGCCGTACCCGAGGCCGCTCCGACCCTCACCGTCCAGGTGTACTCGCCACCGCTGACGGCGCAGTCGTACTACGAGGTCACCGACCACGGCACGTTGCGACGCACACGGACCGAGCTGAAACAACTCCCCGAGTAA
- a CDS encoding FO synthase: MVLRAWARDVVAETSDVRAALRRVSADPTSPTDDDWAALLGADGDELDELCAVADSARRSVTDPDALTFVVNRNVDTAVIAAGGPDVPDLAELVGEAWRLGATEICMQGPLPADAPADGYLRLIEQVHRAAPEIHLHAFRPPEVRDGATRMDMPVAAFLGAARDAGLGSVPGTAAQILDDQVRARLSGGSAPPVSEWVETIEAAHDVGLFSTSTLLYGHVESPRHVVAHLRLLNEIQERTNGFSELIVMPMLPSAAPAYLGARGVASRRETRAVHAVARLLTFGRIAHLQVAWTKLDPDSVLDVLRGGADDIGGLLLDGVLMPEAGQEAGRVLSAREVADIAARVGRTPVQRTTGYGAPSAALLTPIPQVHGR, encoded by the coding sequence ATGGTCCTACGCGCGTGGGCTCGGGATGTGGTGGCCGAGACGTCGGATGTTCGTGCGGCGCTGCGGCGTGTGTCGGCCGATCCGACCTCACCCACCGACGACGACTGGGCGGCGTTGCTCGGCGCCGACGGCGACGAACTCGACGAGTTGTGTGCGGTCGCCGATTCGGCCCGGCGGTCGGTGACCGACCCGGACGCGTTGACGTTCGTGGTCAACCGCAATGTCGATACCGCGGTGATCGCCGCCGGCGGCCCTGACGTGCCGGATCTGGCCGAGCTGGTCGGTGAGGCCTGGCGGCTGGGTGCCACCGAGATCTGTATGCAGGGACCGCTGCCGGCCGACGCACCCGCCGACGGTTATCTGCGGTTGATCGAGCAGGTCCACCGCGCGGCACCGGAGATCCATCTGCACGCGTTCCGGCCGCCGGAGGTGCGTGACGGCGCCACACGGATGGATATGCCGGTCGCGGCGTTTCTGGGTGCGGCCCGCGATGCGGGGCTGGGTTCGGTACCGGGTACCGCGGCCCAGATTCTCGACGACCAGGTGCGGGCGCGGTTGTCGGGTGGGTCGGCGCCGCCGGTGTCCGAGTGGGTCGAGACCATCGAGGCCGCCCACGATGTGGGGTTGTTCTCCACGTCCACGCTGCTGTACGGGCATGTGGAGTCGCCCCGGCATGTGGTCGCGCATCTGCGTCTGCTGAACGAGATCCAGGAACGGACCAACGGCTTCAGCGAGCTGATCGTCATGCCGATGTTGCCGTCGGCGGCACCGGCATATCTGGGCGCCCGTGGTGTGGCCTCGCGGCGGGAGACGCGTGCGGTGCATGCGGTGGCGCGCCTGCTGACGTTCGGGCGTATCGCTCATCTGCAGGTGGCGTGGACCAAACTCGACCCGGATTCGGTTCTCGACGTGTTGCGCGGCGGAGCCGACGACATCGGGGGGCTACTGCTCGACGGTGTGTTGATGCCGGAGGCCGGTCAGGAGGCGGGCCGGGTGCTCTCGGCACGGGAGGTGGCCGACATCGCGGCCCGCGTCGGTCGCACACCGGTGCAGCGCACCACCGGCTACGGCGCTCCCTCGGCGGCGTTGTTGACACCGATCCCGCAGGTGCACGGTCGGTGA